The following are encoded in a window of Thiovulum sp. ES genomic DNA:
- a CDS encoding fumarate reductase/succinate dehydrogenase, flavoprotein subunit FrdA (PFAM: domain; FAD binding domain~TIGRFAM: succinate dehydrogenase, flavoprotein subunit, E. coli/mitochondrial subgroup; succinate dehydrogenase or fumarate reductase, flavoprotein subunitGram-negative/mitochondrial subgroup) — protein MSVTIEKYDAVVVGAGLAGNAAAMELEQRGHHVVVLTKLHPLRSHSGAAQGGINAALSEEDSIDLHMFDTIKGSDYLADQDAVELMCSKAPETIRWAERMGAAFSRNEKGEIAQRPFGGQSKPRACFAKDRTGITLLQTTFEQAHRAGVDFLDEWYVSDLIYKNGKVTGVVAFNIRNHEERKIFQAKSVLFATGGYARAFKINSNAHANTGDGLSIVARKGLPLEDMEFVQFHPSGLAGTGILISEAARGEGGLLFNSEGERFMKNYAPEKMELAPRDVVSRAITKEIHEGRGVGPRKDAVYLDMTHLGKEKIMSRLPELRDLAHTFLGMDMIDEPILISDTAHYSMGGIPTNIRGQVRQDHNGNLVEGFYAAGECACVSVHGANRLGANSVLEALFFGKHVGTEMANDLDDLEFGEVSENDIKQTESEIDWIIKNNGDESVPKLRDELQATMSENAGVFRTEKSLKEQLEVIENLQKRFKNIRIEDKSRLFNTELQEAIELGHMLEYSQFIVEGALYREESRGGHFREDFPARNDEMFLNHTMAYMKDGKIEIEKMPVKLGRFEVKERTY, from the coding sequence ATGAGTGTTACTATTGAAAAGTATGATGCCGTTGTTGTTGGGGCTGGTCTCGCAGGTAATGCTGCGGCGATGGAGCTTGAGCAACGAGGTCATCATGTTGTCGTCCTTACTAAATTACACCCGCTGAGAAGCCATTCTGGTGCAGCACAAGGTGGAATTAATGCAGCTTTAAGTGAAGAAGATAGTATCGATCTTCACATGTTTGACACAATTAAAGGTAGTGATTATCTCGCGGATCAAGATGCCGTAGAACTCATGTGTTCAAAAGCTCCTGAAACAATCCGATGGGCTGAACGAATGGGAGCTGCTTTTTCACGAAATGAGAAAGGTGAAATCGCACAACGACCATTTGGAGGACAAAGCAAACCTAGAGCATGTTTTGCAAAAGACCGAACTGGGATTACTCTTCTCCAAACAACTTTTGAACAAGCACACCGAGCTGGAGTAGATTTTTTAGATGAGTGGTATGTTTCTGACCTCATCTACAAAAATGGAAAAGTTACTGGTGTTGTTGCTTTCAATATCCGAAATCACGAAGAGAGAAAAATTTTCCAAGCTAAATCAGTTCTATTCGCAACTGGTGGTTATGCTCGGGCATTTAAAATAAATAGTAATGCACATGCAAATACTGGTGATGGACTCTCAATTGTGGCTCGAAAAGGATTACCTCTTGAAGATATGGAATTTGTTCAGTTTCACCCAAGTGGTTTAGCAGGAACTGGTATTTTGATTTCTGAAGCAGCAAGAGGTGAAGGTGGATTACTTTTCAACTCTGAAGGTGAGCGATTTATGAAAAATTATGCACCTGAAAAAATGGAACTTGCTCCACGAGATGTTGTTTCTCGAGCAATTACAAAAGAGATTCATGAAGGTCGAGGTGTTGGTCCAAGAAAAGATGCTGTTTATCTTGACATGACTCATCTTGGAAAAGAGAAAATTATGTCAAGACTTCCAGAATTACGAGACCTTGCTCATACTTTCCTAGGTATGGATATGATTGATGAACCGATTCTAATTTCTGATACTGCTCACTACTCAATGGGTGGAATTCCTACAAATATTCGTGGGCAAGTGCGACAAGATCACAACGGAAATCTAGTCGAAGGTTTCTATGCTGCGGGTGAGTGTGCTTGTGTTTCTGTTCATGGTGCAAACCGACTTGGTGCTAACTCTGTTTTGGAAGCTCTTTTCTTTGGAAAACATGTTGGAACTGAAATGGCAAATGATTTAGACGATCTTGAATTTGGTGAAGTTTCTGAAAATGATATTAAGCAAACTGAGTCTGAAATCGATTGGATTATCAAAAATAACGGTGATGAGTCTGTTCCAAAATTGAGAGATGAGTTACAAGCAACAATGTCAGAAAATGCTGGTGTTTTCCGAACTGAAAAAAGCTTGAAAGAACAACTCGAAGTTATTGAAAATCTTCAAAAAAGATTTAAAAATATCAGAATTGAGGACAAATCGAGACTTTTTAACACTGAACTTCAAGAAGCTATCGAACTCGGACACATGTTGGAGTATTCACAATTTATTGTTGAGGGTGCTTTATATCGAGAAGAGAGTCGAGGTGGGCATTTCCGTGAAGATTTCCCTGCACGAAATGATGAAATGTTCCTAAACCACACAATGGCTTACATGAAAGATGGAAAAATTGAAATTGAAAAAATGCCTGTAAAACTAGGTCGTTTTGAAGTGAAAGAGAGAACTTACTAA
- a CDS encoding fumarate reductase/succinate dehydrogenase, iron-sulfur subunit FrdB (PFAM: 2Fe-2S iron-sulfur cluster binding domain~TIGRFAM: succinate dehydrogenase and fumarate reductase iron-sulfur protein) translates to MEHIESKKVKFQVFRFNGDVDILPYYREYELEIHKEDVVLDVLNKIKWEHSGSFSYRRSCRHGICGSCAVKVNGKGVLACKENMFDLIDIFGHEMIIDPLSKERAVKDLVIDKADFWKKYDKVTPYLVAEVDETPEKENIVSAKEAEQLRDADYCIQCGACYYSCPAVAVNENYIGPAALAKAFRFNADVRDDAKIERLNDVNHVGSGIWDCVKCFECTTVCPKEVDPMGKITELHLQTFAEGVADDNVATRHAVGFKHSVEKHGLLDEGRLVLYSEGIFGMTKHMHDGINMLKNGKIPMPWNLPKSQNLDEIKKLVKISSTAKF, encoded by the coding sequence ATGGAACATATTGAAAGTAAAAAAGTAAAATTCCAAGTTTTTAGATTCAATGGTGATGTTGATATTCTGCCTTACTACCGAGAATATGAATTGGAAATTCACAAAGAAGATGTTGTTCTTGATGTTTTAAATAAAATCAAGTGGGAACATTCTGGTAGTTTTTCATACCGAAGAAGTTGCCGACACGGAATTTGTGGTTCTTGTGCAGTCAAGGTAAATGGAAAAGGTGTTTTAGCTTGTAAAGAAAACATGTTTGACCTCATCGATATTTTTGGTCACGAGATGATTATTGATCCGCTTTCAAAAGAGAGAGCAGTAAAAGACCTTGTGATTGATAAAGCAGATTTCTGGAAAAAATACGACAAAGTTACTCCATATTTAGTAGCTGAAGTTGATGAAACTCCTGAAAAAGAGAACATTGTTTCGGCAAAAGAGGCTGAACAACTTCGTGATGCCGACTACTGTATTCAGTGTGGAGCTTGTTACTACTCATGTCCAGCAGTTGCAGTGAATGAAAATTATATTGGACCAGCAGCACTTGCAAAAGCTTTCCGATTTAATGCTGATGTTCGAGACGATGCAAAAATTGAAAGACTAAATGATGTAAATCATGTCGGTTCTGGTATTTGGGATTGTGTCAAATGTTTTGAATGTACGACTGTTTGTCCAAAAGAGGTCGATCCAATGGGTAAAATCACTGAATTGCACTTACAAACTTTTGCGGAGGGTGTGGCTGACGACAATGTTGCTACTCGACATGCCGTGGGTTTCAAACATTCGGTGGAGAAACATGGTCTTTTAGATGAAGGCCGTCTTGTTCTCTACTCTGAAGGAATTTTTGGAATGACTAAGCACATGCACGACGGAATCAATATGTTGAAAAATGGAAAAATCCCTATGCCTTGGAATCTTCCAAAATCTCAAAATCTTGATGAAATTAAAAAACTTGTCAAAATCTCTTCAACAGCAAAATTCTAG
- a CDS encoding fumarate reductase/succinate dehydrogenase, cytochrome b556 subunit FrdC (PFAM: Cysteine-rich domain) has product MEKLKYALYTGCTARESTPELLDSTLAVAEKLGIELELLDEASCCGASHLQDFDDHLSLVLNARNLTYAEKRNVPMVTLCNTCQLNTSMTKERIDSDSELKEKVNSDLKQVGLEYKGVSDVKHFLYAILDDYGIENLKAKITKPLKNFNIAPFYGCHNIRPAELHQNGENPYVPDSLDRLIEVCGGKSVQYEEKNKCCGFHVDLQAPETANKLSGNALLGATDADADFMVTPCPLCHLNLDVKQDSIGDTMGREIQMPVLHMPQIVGLALGIEPKKLGLDHHVVKAVYFE; this is encoded by the coding sequence ATGGAAAAATTGAAATATGCACTTTACACAGGTTGCACAGCTAGAGAATCGACTCCTGAACTTTTAGATTCTACTCTTGCTGTTGCTGAAAAACTCGGTATCGAATTAGAGCTTCTTGATGAGGCTTCTTGTTGTGGAGCTTCTCACCTTCAAGATTTTGATGATCATCTTTCACTTGTTTTGAATGCACGAAACTTGACTTATGCTGAAAAACGAAATGTTCCAATGGTTACTCTTTGTAACACTTGCCAATTGAATACTTCGATGACAAAAGAGCGAATCGATTCCGATTCTGAATTGAAAGAAAAAGTAAATTCGGACTTGAAACAGGTCGGTTTGGAATACAAAGGTGTTTCTGATGTGAAGCATTTCCTTTATGCAATTCTTGACGATTACGGAATTGAGAATTTGAAAGCAAAAATCACAAAACCGCTGAAAAATTTCAACATCGCACCTTTTTACGGTTGTCATAATATTCGACCTGCTGAACTTCACCAAAATGGTGAAAATCCATATGTTCCAGATTCTCTCGACCGACTTATTGAAGTTTGTGGCGGAAAAAGTGTCCAATACGAAGAGAAAAACAAATGTTGTGGTTTCCATGTCGATCTTCAAGCTCCTGAAACTGCAAACAAACTTTCAGGAAATGCACTACTCGGTGCTACTGATGCTGATGCTGATTTCATGGTTACTCCTTGTCCTCTTTGCCATTTAAATTTAGATGTGAAACAAGATAGCATTGGAGATACTATGGGTCGAGAAATTCAGATGCCAGTTCTACATATGCCTCAAATTGTGGGTCTTGCACTTGGGATTGAACCAAAGAAGCTTGGGCTTGATCACCATGTTGTAAAAGCCGTCTACTTTGAATAA
- a CDS encoding transposase, IS605 OrfB family, central region (PFAM: Putative transposase DNA-binding domain; Probable transposase~TIGRFAM: transposase, IS605 OrfB family, central region) encodes MVLTYKYKLYETIKLKHLHKLVDISGIIYNHVIALHKRYYRLFGKYLSKFQLQKHITKLKNLDKYRFWKNVGSQAIQNITERVDEAYKLFFDNLKRKIRTSPPSFKKVKRYKSFTLKGKVGYKIEDNVISLSGYKYKFWLSRPIDGKIKTVTIKRDNNNFYIAVTIEKKEDENRIATGKKVGIDFGLKKFLTLSDGTEIESPLFHLKNLKKLKELSRKISKAKKGSNNRKKRKDRLSKLHTKIANSRKDYFHKLANFLKSKYDDIFIEDLNLKAMQKLWGRKINDLAFAEFVTILSYKANVHKIDRFYPSSKTCSNCGFKKEKLSLSEREFICENCGFKIDRDLNASINICRVGTSTLVERK; translated from the coding sequence ATGGTTCTAACTTATAAATACAAACTTTATGAAACAATAAAATTAAAACATCTTCATAAATTAGTAGATATTTCTGGAATTATTTATAACCATGTCATTGCTCTTCACAAACGATATTATCGATTATTTGGAAAATATCTAAGTAAATTTCAACTTCAAAAACACATAACTAAATTAAAAAATTTAGATAAGTATAGGTTTTGGAAAAATGTAGGCTCTCAAGCAATTCAAAATATAACTGAAAGAGTTGATGAAGCTTATAAGTTATTCTTTGATAATTTGAAGAGAAAAATTAGAACATCTCCACCAAGTTTTAAGAAAGTCAAAAGATACAAATCTTTCACATTAAAAGGAAAAGTTGGTTATAAAATAGAAGATAATGTTATCTCTCTTAGTGGTTATAAATATAAATTTTGGCTATCAAGACCTATTGACGGCAAAATAAAAACTGTAACTATTAAAAGGGATAATAATAACTTCTATATTGCTGTAACGATAGAGAAGAAAGAAGATGAAAATCGTATCGCAACTGGTAAAAAAGTGGGTATAGATTTCGGTCTGAAAAAATTTCTAACTCTTTCAGATGGCACAGAAATAGAATCACCTTTATTCCATTTGAAAAACTTGAAGAAACTGAAAGAGTTAAGTCGAAAAATCTCAAAAGCAAAAAAAGGTTCTAATAACCGTAAAAAGCGAAAAGATAGACTTTCAAAACTTCATACAAAAATAGCAAATAGCAGAAAAGATTATTTTCATAAGTTAGCAAACTTTTTGAAATCAAAATACGATGATATTTTTATCGAAGATTTAAATTTAAAAGCTATGCAGAAACTTTGGGGTCGGAAAATAAATGATTTAGCTTTTGCTGAATTTGTAACAATTCTTTCATATAAAGCAAATGTTCATAAAATAGATAGATTTTATCCATCTTCTAAAACTTGCTCTAATTGTGGGTTTAAAAAAGAGAAACTTTCTCTGTCTGAAAGAGAATTCATTTGTGAAAACTGTGGATTTAAAATCGATAGAGATTTGAATGCAAGTATAAATATTTGTAGAGTTGGGACATCAACTCTTGTGGAGAGAAAGTAA
- a CDS encoding Restriction endonuclease, type II, HinP1I (PFAM: R.HinP1I restriction endonuclease), with protein MKKPYIPIAKARGFTACFGKKTSPKADIRVNFKNDSTHYRFGISIKSSSANIQVQITNVDNFRIACEFKGLDFSDLLYIGLSKFCGFGEYKPTEEQKEKLLQGNRDRWLINELEEIEQREIEKFFNKNQKSISELVLKEGTALEEFFADYYLVNRNEYSKTGDVDFCIEPISEVIDNSIAKNGYKTTPKGSFHIGSITVQMKGSGKGEAYHGLQFNKKGC; from the coding sequence TTGAAAAAGCCTTATATCCCCATAGCTAAAGCTAGGGGCTTTACGGCTTGTTTTGGTAAGAAAACAAGCCCAAAAGCTGATATAAGAGTTAATTTTAAAAATGATTCTACCCATTATCGTTTTGGAATATCTATTAAATCGAGTAGTGCAAACATTCAAGTTCAAATTACAAATGTAGATAATTTTAGAATAGCTTGTGAGTTTAAAGGTTTAGATTTTTCTGATTTATTATACATTGGATTATCAAAATTTTGTGGATTTGGAGAGTATAAGCCAACAGAAGAACAGAAAGAGAAATTGTTACAAGGCAATAGAGATAGATGGCTTATTAATGAGTTAGAAGAGATTGAGCAAAGAGAGATTGAGAAGTTTTTTAATAAAAATCAAAAATCAATTTCAGAGCTTGTTTTAAAAGAGGGAACAGCTTTAGAAGAGTTTTTTGCCGATTATTATCTTGTAAATCGTAATGAGTATTCAAAAACTGGTGATGTAGATTTCTGTATAGAACCTATATCAGAAGTCATAGACAATTCCATTGCAAAAAATGGGTATAAAACAACTCCTAAAGGTAGTTTTCATATCGGTTCAATCACTGTTCAGATGAAAGGTAGTGGAAAAGGAGAAGCCTATCACGGACTTCAATTTAATAAAAAAGGCTGTTAG